The Daphnia carinata strain CSIRO-1 chromosome 1, CSIRO_AGI_Dcar_HiC_V3, whole genome shotgun sequence sequence ttggtcTGGTTTATTGGAAACCATATTGTGGAATTGGACAATTGCGTTCGTGCTGATGCTGAGTAAGTTAGCCCACAGACTACATTTCTTCGTGCTTCGTTTCATTAATAATCTTCTAATTTAGTCACCAAAGCCGAGGTCGACTTTCAGATTTAGTTGCTGAACACCTAGACCACATACATTACGTAAACGATATTCTTTGTCTCTCGATTGACAATTTGAATGAAGTTCTGGTTGAACAGCTCTTCCAACGCCTTTTACTCCCCCTGTACATCAATTCGCTCAATAAAGGTAAAACCTCTAAAATAACCTGTTTcgcaatttaaaagaaaaattctactTTTCTTAGGACAAGTTCAAACAAAAAGCGGAGACCGCCCTATGGTTAGTCGAGTCGTTTCCCTCTTTCTTCTGAGCCAGATTTTCCTCATCATTCATCACAAGCCTTTAGTAGTCACTATTCTTAAGTTACTCATCAATTTCGAAGGAAACCAGATTATGCCAAGTGGTTCTAATCATGAAAGCTCTGTAGCCATCGAAGATAATATCactgatgaagaaaaagagcagCGAATGTCATCTTCTACGGCTGTTAGTTCCAACAGCATAAGTAACTTGACTTCTCATTTGGAAACAATTCTCGACTGCCTCGACCCGGCCGAAAATGATTATGAGGCTCTTTTTGGACTTAGTCTTCTTTACGCCATAGGACAAAACAGAGGTAAACGAACGTCAAATAGCTGTGGTACACGCATTCACTCAAAATGGTGAAATATTCAGGTGTCAACGAAGATCAACCTTTTTGGAATACGACCGAATGGAAGCCGATTCTGATTGCAAAACTTGTTCTGTTACTGACATCTGCTTGTCAGATGACGAGCAAGATTCGCCCAGTTACTGTTGATCTTGCTATCAACTTGCTTATTGCAGTGGCTATAACGAATCAACCGAATCACCATGGACTGGATGACAAGAACCTTGCTGTCCTGGAACAGGCTAAAGAAGAAAGCATCATGGTGGCTCGTACCTTTTTCAAGGTACGtgcaataaaaatttaaaaaaaataccaagtAATAACCGTGCTATATAATATTTCAGTCGGAAGATATGTTTCTCGAATTGTTTGAAGCAGAGGTCAATGAGATTATCAAGCGCCCGTTACAGGTTCGTTTATTAAACCACATAGTGGTTCACTCAATctaatgtatatatatttttgtataTCTCTTAGGTTGAGTATCTTCTGCAAGATTCGTCTATCCTACTTCCTCCTACTGGGACGCCGATGACCGGTATCGAATTTACAAAGCGTCTCCCTTGCGGAGAAGTATGAaagtgtatttttatttctatttgtaAAGTGATGTCTTAACAAGTATTTTTTAGGTGGAAAGGGCTCGTCGAGCCATAAGAGTGTTTGTGCTGATGCGACGCTTAAGTATAGCGATCAGCGGGGAAGTCGAAACACAACTTCCTCTAGTCTGTGTGCAGCAGTGCATAAAAATATCTGATATTCTTGATTTAAGTGAGATGACATTTAATGGTTTtaccattttaaaaaaccccTACTAGctgcttctattttttttttttatctagaCAACTCGGATTTGATTGCGTGCACCGTGGTAAACCGAGAGGGTACGAGGCTGCGGCGATTCTTGGTTATTGACCCCATCCAGTTGATTTTAGTTGAACCTGATTCGAGACGACTTGGTTGGGGAGTAGCCAAGTTTGTTGGTTTCTTACAGGTATAATATTCTCTTGCCGattattgtgtgtgtgtgtctgtgttcTTCTTTGCTTTACTTTAATTTTACGCTGCGTATTTGAAAACGATTCTTGGATTGGGTAGGATGTTGAAGTGACCGGGGATAAAGATGATTCACGTTGCCTGCATGTGACCGTCCATAATTCACCGACGTCAACGACGTTTCTTTCGGATCGGAGTCCTGCACACAGGTTGCCACAGTTAGCAGCTCGGTTTGTCTTCGACGACCATATCAGATGTATGGCTGCTAAACAAAGGTATCTCTTTGTTCTATAAACATTTATTAGGTAGTGTGAGAAgaattttttctgcatttttcAGATTAAGTAAAGGTAGAATCAAAGCTCGACAGAGAAAAATGCATTTGATC is a genomic window containing:
- the LOC130696394 gene encoding protein CLEC16A homolog isoform X3, which codes for MFRSRSGSWFGGSGSKPKNPHSLEHLKYLYNVMIKNQTVSESNRSLLVETLRSITEILIWGDQNDSSVFDFFLEKNMLSFFLRIMKQKCGSFVCVQLLQTLNILFENIRNETSLYYLLSNNHVNCIIVHKFDFSDEEVMAYYISFLKTLSLKLNIHTIHFFFNENTNDFPLYTEAIKFFNHSESMVRIAVRTLTLNVYKVGDEAMLNFIRDRTAAPYFSNLVWFIGNHIVELDNCVRADADHQSRGRLSDLVAEHLDHIHYVNDILCLSIDNLNEVLVEQLFQRLLLPLYINSLNKGQVQTKSGDRPMVSRVVSLFLLSQIFLIIHHKPLVVTILKLLINFEGNQIMPSGSNHESSVAIEDNITDEEKEQRMSSSTAVSSNSISNLTSHLETILDCLDPAENDYEALFGLSLLYAIGQNRGVNEDQPFWNTTEWKPILIAKLVLLLTSACQMTSKIRPVTVDLAINLLIAVAITNQPNHHGLDDKNLAVLEQAKEESIMVARTFFKSEDMFLELFEAEVNEIIKRPLQVEYLLQDSSILLPPTGTPMTGIEFTKRLPCGEVERARRAIRVFVLMRRLSIAISGEVETQLPLVCVQQCIKISDILDLNNSDLIACTVVNREGTRLRRFLVIDPIQLILVEPDSRRLGWGVAKFVGFLQDVEVTGDKDDSRCLHVTVHNSPTSTTFLSDRSPAHRLPQLAARFVFDDHIRCMAAKQRLSKGRIKARQRKMHLIGKILDVNTSTPSSPPPGTLHALRQDSIARHAILGRGLPGNLGISPTGTAFPSPFGIRPVGFRRAPGLAVTGRSDTPVRPRSSSAHPTVQRGNGNKEAIPLTELSTSADHSQNSDQQDSSAGQAANL
- the LOC130696394 gene encoding protein CLEC16A homolog isoform X1 — encoded protein: MFRSRSGSWFGGSGSKPKNPHSLEHLKYLYNVMIKNQTVSESNRSLLVETLRSITEILIWGDQNDSSVFDFFLEKNMLSFFLRIMKQKCGSFVCVQLLQTLNILFENIRNETSLYYLLSNNHVNCIIVHKFDFSDEEVMAYYISFLKTLSLKLNIHTIHFFFNENTNDFPLYTEAIKFFNHSESMVRIAVRTLTLNVYKVGDEAMLNFIRDRTAAPYFSNLVWFIGNHIVELDNCVRADADHQSRGRLSDLVAEHLDHIHYVNDILCLSIDNLNEVLVEQLFQRLLLPLYINSLNKGQVQTKSGDRPMVSRVVSLFLLSQIFLIIHHKPLVVTILKLLINFEGNQIMPSGSNHESSVAIEDNITDEEKEQRMSSSTAVSSNSISNLTSHLETILDCLDPAENDYEALFGLSLLYAIGQNRGVNEDQPFWNTTEWKPILIAKLVLLLTSACQMTSKIRPVTVDLAINLLIAVAITNQPNHHGLDDKNLAVLEQAKEESIMVARTFFKSEDMFLELFEAEVNEIIKRPLQVEYLLQDSSILLPPTGTPMTGIEFTKRLPCGEVERARRAIRVFVLMRRLSIAISGEVETQLPLVCVQQCIKISDILDLNNSDLIACTVVNREGTRLRRFLVIDPIQLILVEPDSRRLGWGVAKFVGFLQDVEVTGDKDDSRCLHVTVHNSPTSTTFLSDRSPAHRLPQLAARFVFDDHIRCMAAKQRLSKGRIKARQRKMHLIGKILDVNTSTPSSPPPGTLHALRQDSIARTRHAILGRGLPGNLGISPTGTAFPSPFGIRPVGFRRAPGLAVTGRSDTPVRPRSSSAHPTVQRGNGNKEAIPLTELSTSADHSQNSDQQDSSAGQAANL
- the LOC130696394 gene encoding protein CLEC16A homolog isoform X2, which produces MFRSRSGSWFGGSGSKPKNPHSLEHLKYLYNVMIKNQTVSESNRSLLVETLRSITEILIWGDQNDSSVFDFFLEKNMLSFFLRIMKQKCGSFVCVQLLQTLNILFENIRNETSLYYLLSNNHVNCIIVHKFDFSDEEVMAYYISFLKTLSLKLNIHTIHFFFNENTNDFPLYTEAIKFFNHSESMVRIAVRTLTLNVYKVGDEAMLNFIRDRTAAPYFSNLVWFIGNHIVELDNCVRADADHQSRGRLSDLVAEHLDHIHYVNDILCLSIDNLNEVLVEQLFQRLLLPLYINSLNKGQVQTKSGDRPMVSRVVSLFLLSQIFLIIHHKPLVVTILKLLINFEGNQIMPSGSNHESSVAIEDNITDEEKEQRMSSSTAVSSNSISNLTSHLETILDCLDPAENDYEALFGLSLLYAIGQNRGVNEDQPFWNTTEWKPILIAKLVLLLTSACQMTSKIRPVTVDLAINLLIAVAITNQPNHHGLDDKNLAVLEQAKEESIMVARTFFKSEDMFLELFEAEVNEIIKRPLQVEYLLQDSSILLPPTGTPMTGIEFTKRLPCGEVERARRAIRVFVLMRRLSIAISGEVETQLPLVCVQQCIKISDILDLNNSDLIACTVVNREGTRLRRFLVIDPIQLILVEPDSRRLGWGVAKFVGFLQDVEVTGDKDDSRCLHVTVHNSPTSTTFLSDRSPAHRLPQLAARFVFDDHIRCMAAKQRLSKGRIKARQRKMHLIGKILDVNTSTPSSPPPGTLHALRQDSIARTRHAILGRGLPGNLGISPTGTAFPSPFGIRPVGFRRAPGLAVTGRSDTPVRPRSSSAHPTVQRGNGNKEAIPLTELSTSADHSQNRFFCGPSCKSVDY